The following are encoded together in the Ovis aries strain OAR_USU_Benz2616 breed Rambouillet chromosome X, ARS-UI_Ramb_v3.0, whole genome shotgun sequence genome:
- the ZNF157 gene encoding zinc finger protein 157 isoform X1, protein MGNHPRGFLPWFQENLVDHLRLLLQGSVSFEDVAVDFTRQEWHRLDLAQRTMHRDVMLENYSNLASVGLCVAKPEMIFKLERGEELWILEEESSDHGYTGANSSVWGNSLRHDSDLQHWKIQTLDQTAEYQKAFYKRTNFVGHKRTHTGERNFECNECGKTYCRKSNLIEHLRIHTGERPYKCGECAKTFSARSYLIAHQKTHTGEKPFECDECGKSFGRKSQLILHQRTHTGERPYECTECGKTFSEKATLMIHQRTHTGEKPYECGECGKTFRVKISLTQHERTHTGEKPYECGACGRNFGAKKSLNQHQRIHTGEKPYKCGECGKFFRLKMTLNNHQRTHTGEKPYQCNECGKSFSVHSSLGIHQRIHTGEKPYECNKCGNAFYVKARLIEHQRMHSGEKPYECSECGKIFSMKKSLCQHQRTHTGEKLCE, encoded by the exons ATTGTTGTTACAGGGATCCGTGTCATTCGAAGATGTGGCTGTGGATTTTACCCGACAGGAGTGGCACAGATTGGATCTTGCCCAGAGGACCATGCACAgggatgtgatgctggagaactacAGCAACCTGGCATCTGTGG GCCTCTGCGTGGCCAAACCAGAGATGATCTTCAAGTTGGAGCGAGGGGAAGAACTGTGGATATTAGAGGAGGAATCCTCAGACCATGGTTACACAG GTGCCAACAGTTCTGTTTGGGGTAATTCCCTCAGGCATGATAGTGACCTTCAGCATTGGAAGATTCAAACTTTGGATCAAACTGCTGAATATCAGAAAGCCTTCTACAAGAGAACGAACTTTGTTGGACACAAAAGAACACACACAGGAGAGAGAAACTttgaatgtaatgaatgtgggaaaaCTTACTGCAGGAAATCAAACCTTATTGAACATCTGAGAATACACACAGGGGAGAGACCCTATAAATGTGGTGAATGTGCAAAAACCTTTAGTGCAAGATCATACCTCATTGCTCATCAGAAAACTCACACAGGAGAGAAGCCCTTTGAATGTGATGAATGTGGAAAATCTTTTGGCAGGAAGTCACAACTCATTCTACATCAGAGAACACACACAGGAGAGAGACCCTATGAATGTACTGAGTGTGGGAAAACCTTTTCTGAGAAGGCAACCCTCATGATTCATCAGAGAACTCACACAggggagaaaccctatgaatgtggCGAATGTGGGAAAACATTTCGTGTTAAGATATCTCTTACTCAACATGAGCGAACTCACACAggggagaaaccctatgaatgtggTGCTTGTGGGAGAAACTTTGGTGCAAAAAAATCCCTAAACCAACATCAAAGAATTCATACAGGTGAGAAACCCTATAAATGTGGTGAATGTGGGAAGTTTTTCAGATTGAAGATGACTCTCAATAATCACCAGAGAACTCATACGGGTGAAAAACCCTACCAgtgtaatgaatgtgggaaatcttTCAGTGTGCACTCATCTCTTGGAATACATCAGCGaattcacacaggagagaaaccttatgaatgtaaCAAATGTGGTAATGCCTTCTATGTCAAAGCTCGCCTCATTGAACATCAGAGAATGCATTCAGGAgaaaaaccctatgaatgtagTGAATGTGGAAAAATCTTCAGTATGAAGAAATCCCTTTGTCAACACCAGAGaactcacacaggagagaaacttTGTGAATGA
- the ZNF157 gene encoding zinc finger protein 157 isoform X3 gives MPANGKSPQRFPALVPGKPGGSFEGSVSFEDVAVDFTRQEWHRLDLAQRTMHRDVMLENYSNLASVGLCVAKPEMIFKLERGEELWILEEESSDHGYTGANSSVWGNSLRHDSDLQHWKIQTLDQTAEYQKAFYKRTNFVGHKRTHTGERNFECNECGKTYCRKSNLIEHLRIHTGERPYKCGECAKTFSARSYLIAHQKTHTGEKPFECDECGKSFGRKSQLILHQRTHTGERPYECTECGKTFSEKATLMIHQRTHTGEKPYECGECGKTFRVKISLTQHERTHTGEKPYECGACGRNFGAKKSLNQHQRIHTGEKPYKCGECGKFFRLKMTLNNHQRTHTGEKPYQCNECGKSFSVHSSLGIHQRIHTGEKPYECNKCGNAFYVKARLIEHQRMHSGEKPYECSECGKIFSMKKSLCQHQRTHTGEKLCE, from the exons GGATCCGTGTCATTCGAAGATGTGGCTGTGGATTTTACCCGACAGGAGTGGCACAGATTGGATCTTGCCCAGAGGACCATGCACAgggatgtgatgctggagaactacAGCAACCTGGCATCTGTGG GCCTCTGCGTGGCCAAACCAGAGATGATCTTCAAGTTGGAGCGAGGGGAAGAACTGTGGATATTAGAGGAGGAATCCTCAGACCATGGTTACACAG GTGCCAACAGTTCTGTTTGGGGTAATTCCCTCAGGCATGATAGTGACCTTCAGCATTGGAAGATTCAAACTTTGGATCAAACTGCTGAATATCAGAAAGCCTTCTACAAGAGAACGAACTTTGTTGGACACAAAAGAACACACACAGGAGAGAGAAACTttgaatgtaatgaatgtgggaaaaCTTACTGCAGGAAATCAAACCTTATTGAACATCTGAGAATACACACAGGGGAGAGACCCTATAAATGTGGTGAATGTGCAAAAACCTTTAGTGCAAGATCATACCTCATTGCTCATCAGAAAACTCACACAGGAGAGAAGCCCTTTGAATGTGATGAATGTGGAAAATCTTTTGGCAGGAAGTCACAACTCATTCTACATCAGAGAACACACACAGGAGAGAGACCCTATGAATGTACTGAGTGTGGGAAAACCTTTTCTGAGAAGGCAACCCTCATGATTCATCAGAGAACTCACACAggggagaaaccctatgaatgtggCGAATGTGGGAAAACATTTCGTGTTAAGATATCTCTTACTCAACATGAGCGAACTCACACAggggagaaaccctatgaatgtggTGCTTGTGGGAGAAACTTTGGTGCAAAAAAATCCCTAAACCAACATCAAAGAATTCATACAGGTGAGAAACCCTATAAATGTGGTGAATGTGGGAAGTTTTTCAGATTGAAGATGACTCTCAATAATCACCAGAGAACTCATACGGGTGAAAAACCCTACCAgtgtaatgaatgtgggaaatcttTCAGTGTGCACTCATCTCTTGGAATACATCAGCGaattcacacaggagagaaaccttatgaatgtaaCAAATGTGGTAATGCCTTCTATGTCAAAGCTCGCCTCATTGAACATCAGAGAATGCATTCAGGAgaaaaaccctatgaatgtagTGAATGTGGAAAAATCTTCAGTATGAAGAAATCCCTTTGTCAACACCAGAGaactcacacaggagagaaacttTGTGAATGA